The Raphanus sativus cultivar WK10039 chromosome 6, ASM80110v3, whole genome shotgun sequence sequence TACGGCGAAcccgggttcaaaccccaccggccacacggatatgagttaatgctttcgactcatttgaatgcccaggagagggtctatccgtggactgtacctccacccgggggttaggcttgtgtcatcattgacccgggtttaaccctttttttagcaaaaaaaaaaaaaaaagtctcagTATAGAAAACTCCTATTAAGTCTTTTCAAATGGCTTCCCCAAATGTTGAGTTCAAGTGCTATGTTGGCGGTTTTGACCATTACACTGATGAAAAAGATCTTGAGAGAGCCTTTTCAAAGTTTGGCGACGTTATCGATTCTAAGGTCATCATGATTTCTAACCCAAGATTATGATCATTGCATCTATGGGAACATGTGTTTCTCTGCTACACTTGTAGTGTTGGTTTAGTCTTTGTTGCTTAGGTTTTTTTGGAGGAAGACTTACGTATCTATTGCtaatttttgtttatctttattttttcacaACAGATCATTCGCAATCATGTTACCGGAATATCAAGGAACTTTGGGTTTATTACATTCAAGGACGAGAAGTCGATGAGGGATGCGATAGAGGAAATGAATGGTCGGAAGCTCGATGGTAACAAGGTCGATACGAAAGATGTAAAGTTTGAGTGCGTTGTTGGCAATCTAGCTGAGTGCACTACTGAAAAGGATCTCGAGAGAGGCTTTTCCTTATTTGGTGAGGTTATCGATTCCGAGGTACGCAGAGAGATCTTTGTATCGATACGTCTGTTTGCATGTGTTACTCTTTTATTTGATGGTTCGTTGTTTTTTTAACTTACTTCGTAGATCGTTTATGATACCGAGACACACAAATCTAGAAGATTTGGATATGTTACTTTCAAAGATGAGGAGTCGATGAGGAACGCCCAGTGGCGGAGCTACACCCACCAACATGGGGTCAATGAACCCagcaaaattaagaaaattagtgTAACCTAAAGCCCAATGTATATGATGACcccattaatatttttttttgccccCATACATTTATTTAAACCCATTTACATATACAGAGAATAATAATGTATTTAAGCCCAGTTagtattttaatgaaattatacTGCAAAGCCCACTAATCAAGAAAACCTAAAATTAAAATCTGTGTTTCACATTGTCTTTTTCACGTTTGGAACTTCTTCGTCTTCcaaattcacttttttttttcgtcaaGCAAACGAGATTCACATTCACTTATATAATTCTCTTGGTGAGTCATGAATCTagtcaacttttaaaatatttgtttctcttttattctaaatttgatataaactaatatttttgtttgtaac is a genomic window containing:
- the LOC108808590 gene encoding glycine-rich RNA-binding protein GRP2A-like, whose product is MASPNVEFKCYVGGFDHYTDEKDLERAFSKFGDVIDSKIIRNHVTGISRNFGFITFKDEKSMRDAIEEMNGRKLDGNKVDTKDVKFECVVGNLAECTTEKDLERGFSLFGEVIDSEIVYDTETHKSRRFGYVTFKDEESMRNAQWRSYTHQHGVNEPSKIKKISVT